Proteins encoded within one genomic window of uncultured Draconibacterium sp.:
- a CDS encoding SusC/RagA family TonB-linked outer membrane protein, translating into MKKKFRNAFLHDRRVQKVLLTMKLTTLFLLLSLMQVSATVYSQATKFNFRAENKQIADVLKEIEESSDFRFFYIREQVDVERQVSLSTNNSTVEEILDEIFQNQGIIYQVMDDNAILLRPNTNYSHSQSEAQQQKSVSGKVTDSSGLPLPGVTIALKGTTNGTVSDIDGEFLLNNIPENATLVFSFVGMKSQEISVEGTTSLNVVMQEDAIGVEEVVVVGYGTQKKVNLTGAVGAISSEELAERPVQNASQILQGLVPGLNISQSQGGSLDSDPEINIRGIATIGEGSTGSPLILIDGMEGDINALNPQDIENVSVLKDAAASSIYGSRAPFGVILITTKQGKKGQVVVNYNNSLRWNYPINMPDMMDSYTFGIYYNEAYINAGQAGYFSEERLQRIKDYQDGVIDYVTIPDPRNTAIWGNGWRVGNDNIDWYDTYYKKYAFSQEHNISSSGGNEKLQFYFSGNYLDQGGLMNFGEDDFNRYSTTVKIRGQLNDWFSIDVANRFIREDYERPAYMTNTFYMDLARGSWPTISLYDPNGYLMNTQVINLQDGGKDGVQRDWLYQQIKFNLEPVKDWKTHIDFNYRTRNEFRHYDTQKTYAHNVAEQPYYVNSTTQVYEYAMRQNFLTTNIFTEYEKHFDNGHYLKGLVGFQAEDSGYRNLSAKRNGIIVASLPVINLTSGTDLNGNTVSPVVTGYTDSWSTSGFFGRVNYNYKEKYLLEVNLRYDGTSRYREDMRWQWFPSVSTGWNIAREEFWEPIQDKISNLKLRVSYGELGNQNTSSIYPTYLTMTTGTANGGWLVNGAKPNTAQAPGLISQSMTWEKINSWNIGTDIGMFKNKLNASFDYFTRKTLDMVGPAPELPVILGTDVPKANNTDLKTYGFELSLSWKDHLENGLGYSVNFMLSDSQTEITRYPNETNNLDTYRSGMKMGEIWGYETVGIAKSQEEMDAHLGALTEGGQNAIGSNWAAGDIMYKDLNGDKKIDNGSYTLDDHGDLKIIGNNTPRYQFALDLSANWKGFDVRALFQGVMKRDYFQNSYYFWGASSRGLWWSAGFEDHKDFFRNEDSYTYAAMGENLDSYYPRPIFSSKNQQVQSRYLQDASYIRLKNLQIGYTVPQALSEKIKMKQLRIFVSGENLWTGTKMTKMFDPETVGAGTGSNAVGWGGNTYPLSKVFSAGVNVNF; encoded by the coding sequence ATGAAAAAAAAATTTAGAAATGCTTTCCTGCATGACAGGAGAGTGCAAAAGGTATTACTAACAATGAAACTAACAACTTTATTCTTACTACTAAGTCTAATGCAAGTTTCTGCAACAGTGTACTCGCAAGCCACAAAATTTAATTTTAGGGCAGAAAATAAACAAATTGCAGATGTACTAAAAGAAATTGAAGAATCGAGCGATTTCCGCTTCTTTTACATTCGCGAACAGGTAGATGTAGAACGTCAGGTTTCGCTTAGTACAAATAACTCAACCGTTGAAGAGATTCTGGATGAAATTTTTCAGAATCAGGGGATTATTTACCAGGTAATGGACGACAATGCCATTCTTTTAAGACCAAATACAAATTACAGCCATTCGCAAAGTGAGGCACAGCAACAAAAATCAGTTTCAGGAAAAGTCACTGATTCGAGCGGATTGCCTTTGCCGGGAGTAACCATTGCATTAAAAGGGACAACCAACGGAACCGTTAGCGATATTGATGGAGAATTTCTTCTCAACAATATTCCGGAAAATGCAACTCTGGTTTTTTCTTTTGTTGGAATGAAATCACAGGAGATCTCAGTTGAAGGCACAACTTCATTAAATGTTGTAATGCAAGAAGATGCCATTGGCGTAGAAGAAGTTGTTGTAGTTGGTTACGGTACTCAAAAAAAGGTTAACCTTACCGGTGCTGTGGGAGCCATTTCATCTGAAGAATTGGCCGAACGTCCTGTTCAAAATGCTTCACAAATATTACAAGGTTTAGTTCCCGGCCTAAATATTTCTCAAAGCCAGGGAGGAAGTTTAGACTCTGATCCGGAAATAAACATCAGAGGTATTGCAACAATTGGAGAAGGATCAACAGGTAGTCCCCTGATACTGATTGATGGAATGGAAGGTGATATTAATGCGCTTAATCCGCAGGATATTGAGAATGTATCGGTGTTGAAAGATGCTGCAGCTTCTTCAATTTACGGTTCACGTGCTCCGTTTGGAGTTATTCTGATCACAACGAAACAAGGAAAAAAAGGACAAGTTGTAGTAAATTATAACAATAGTCTCCGGTGGAATTATCCAATTAATATGCCGGATATGATGGACTCTTATACTTTTGGAATTTATTATAATGAAGCTTATATAAATGCCGGACAAGCAGGTTATTTCAGCGAAGAAAGATTACAACGGATAAAAGATTATCAGGATGGGGTTATTGATTACGTAACAATTCCTGATCCGCGAAACACAGCAATATGGGGAAATGGCTGGCGAGTTGGTAACGACAATATTGATTGGTACGATACTTATTATAAAAAATATGCATTCTCTCAGGAACATAATATAAGCTCAAGTGGAGGAAATGAAAAATTACAGTTTTATTTTTCCGGCAACTATCTCGATCAGGGAGGATTGATGAACTTTGGAGAGGACGATTTTAACAGGTATTCTACAACAGTAAAAATACGGGGACAATTAAATGATTGGTTTTCCATTGATGTAGCTAATCGATTTATTCGTGAAGATTATGAGAGACCTGCATACATGACAAACACTTTTTATATGGATTTAGCCAGGGGTAGTTGGCCAACCATTTCATTATACGATCCCAATGGCTATTTAATGAATACCCAGGTTATAAATCTACAGGATGGAGGAAAAGACGGTGTTCAGCGAGACTGGTTGTACCAGCAAATAAAATTTAATCTGGAGCCTGTAAAAGACTGGAAAACCCATATTGATTTTAACTATCGCACCCGAAACGAATTCAGACATTACGACACACAGAAAACTTATGCCCATAATGTAGCAGAACAACCATATTATGTGAATAGTACAACCCAGGTGTACGAGTATGCCATGCGTCAAAATTTCTTAACAACCAATATTTTTACTGAATACGAAAAACATTTTGATAACGGTCATTATTTAAAAGGGCTTGTTGGTTTTCAGGCAGAAGACAGCGGGTACCGGAACTTATCGGCAAAGCGCAACGGTATTATCGTAGCATCCTTGCCGGTAATAAATCTTACTTCGGGAACCGATCTTAACGGGAACACAGTTTCTCCTGTTGTTACCGGTTACACGGACAGTTGGTCTACTTCAGGTTTCTTTGGTAGGGTAAATTATAATTACAAAGAAAAATATTTACTGGAAGTAAACCTCCGCTACGACGGAACATCACGTTACCGGGAAGATATGCGCTGGCAATGGTTCCCTTCAGTTTCTACAGGATGGAACATTGCAAGAGAAGAATTCTGGGAACCAATACAGGATAAAATTTCTAATCTGAAACTAAGAGTTTCGTATGGCGAACTGGGTAACCAAAATACGTCGAGCATTTATCCCACTTATTTAACAATGACTACAGGAACCGCTAACGGAGGGTGGTTAGTTAATGGGGCCAAACCAAACACTGCCCAGGCTCCAGGTTTAATTAGCCAGAGTATGACATGGGAGAAAATTAATTCGTGGAATATTGGTACTGATATTGGGATGTTCAAAAATAAATTGAACGCTTCGTTTGACTATTTCACCCGAAAAACACTTGATATGGTAGGCCCCGCTCCCGAGTTACCTGTTATATTAGGTACAGATGTTCCTAAAGCCAACAATACCGATTTAAAAACTTATGGTTTTGAATTGTCCCTATCGTGGAAAGACCACTTGGAAAACGGGCTTGGTTATTCTGTCAATTTCATGCTCTCTGATTCGCAAACTGAAATTACACGTTATCCGAATGAAACAAATAATTTAGATACTTACCGATCTGGAATGAAAATGGGTGAGATATGGGGATATGAAACGGTAGGAATAGCAAAATCACAGGAAGAAATGGATGCCCATCTTGGTGCTCTGACAGAAGGTGGACAGAATGCAATTGGGAGTAATTGGGCAGCCGGCGATATTATGTACAAAGATTTAAACGGAGATAAAAAAATAGATAATGGCTCTTATACACTGGACGATCATGGAGATCTGAAGATAATAGGAAATAACACTCCAAGGTACCAATTTGCTTTAGATCTATCGGCAAATTGGAAAGGGTTCGATGTCAGGGCATTATTTCAGGGAGTAATGAAACGGGATTACTTCCAAAATAGTTATTACTTCTGGGGTGCATCCAGTCGGGGGCTATGGTGGTCTGCCGGATTTGAAGATCATAAGGATTTCTTCCGAAATGAGGATTCTTATACATATGCAGCAATGGGAGAAAATCTAGATTCATATTATCCAAGACCTATTTTTAGCTCTAAAAATCAACAAGTACAATCGCGCTATTTGCAGGACGCTTCCTATATAAGACTTAAAAATTTACAGATTGGTTACACTGTTCCACAAGCCTTGAGTGAAAAAATTAAAATGAAACAGTTGCGAATATTTGTATCCGGAGAAAATCTGTGGACAGGTACAAAAATGACAAAAATGTTTGATCCTGAAACTGTTGGCGCAGGCACAGGAAGCAATGCCGTGGGATGGGGTGGTAACACTTATCCTTTATCAAAGGTCTTTTCTGCTGGTGTAAATGTTAACTTTTAA
- a CDS encoding FecR family protein gives MKEQIKNTIARGRKTESYRQEMLSLFHKPENEFEVKEVLLENLLDEKSSSSELPNMKSLFNKLWRKIELEQKQRYNKKRYLIYWTRIAAAVIIGLLAGAYVTSLLQTNTEPVYYAAHSPKGSVSQLIMPDSTIVFLNADSRVRYQMEGNKKNREVYLEGEAWFDVAKNKKKPFIVHTPVYDVKVTGTQFNIKAYKSDSELTTTLEEGQILIQSAGDFRLAEDIVVKPGEQVILNKDSKEISIKNVNPEWFSSWKDNKLVFVNMDLKELVVLLERKYGVDIEVKNKEILKLHFDGTIKNESIIEFLEIIKNTLPIDYKVVGQKIEITNSK, from the coding sequence ATGAAGGAACAAATAAAGAATACAATTGCCAGAGGAAGGAAAACAGAAAGCTACAGGCAGGAGATGCTGTCACTCTTTCATAAACCTGAGAATGAATTTGAAGTGAAAGAAGTACTGTTGGAAAATTTACTGGATGAAAAAAGTTCCTCTTCTGAGCTTCCTAACATGAAATCTCTTTTTAACAAACTTTGGAGAAAAATTGAACTGGAACAAAAACAACGGTACAACAAAAAACGGTATTTGATTTATTGGACAAGAATAGCCGCTGCTGTAATTATTGGTTTACTGGCAGGTGCCTATGTTACTTCGTTACTACAAACTAATACTGAGCCTGTATATTACGCTGCTCATTCGCCCAAAGGTTCTGTTTCTCAACTGATAATGCCCGACAGTACCATTGTTTTCTTAAATGCAGATTCACGAGTCCGTTATCAAATGGAGGGAAATAAGAAAAACCGAGAAGTTTACCTGGAAGGAGAAGCCTGGTTCGATGTGGCAAAAAATAAGAAAAAACCATTTATTGTACATACCCCGGTTTATGATGTGAAAGTAACCGGAACACAATTTAATATTAAGGCGTATAAATCAGACAGCGAGTTGACCACAACATTGGAAGAAGGGCAAATTTTAATTCAATCGGCTGGTGATTTTCGTTTGGCAGAAGATATTGTAGTAAAGCCCGGCGAACAAGTTATCCTTAACAAGGACTCAAAAGAAATTTCCATTAAAAATGTAAATCCCGAGTGGTTTTCATCGTGGAAAGACAACAAACTCGTTTTTGTTAATATGGATTTGAAAGAGCTCGTTGTTCTTTTAGAAAGAAAATATGGAGTTGATATTGAAGTAAAAAATAAGGAAATCCTTAAACTACACTTCGACGGCACCATTAAAAATGAGTCTATTATTGAATTCCTCGAAATTATAAAAAACACACTACCTATTGATTACAAAGTTGTTGGACAAAAAATTGAAATAACTAATTCAAAATAA
- a CDS encoding RNA polymerase sigma-70 factor: MNQHQNLSDQELSHLIAHEDKDAYQILFEKYAPRIYSFSLNYLKNKNDAEELVQDVFLKIWEKRNVLDSSQNIKAFIFKIAVNTIYDFVRRKNIEHAFEDYARLNYTKDSNYTWHEVIFEEMLQNLDNLVAKLPEQQQKIFRLSKLEGFTNDEIAKKLDLSKRTVENHLYRAISFLKEHYKDQSILTLLFFYIFYG; this comes from the coding sequence TTGAACCAACATCAAAATCTATCTGATCAGGAATTATCCCATCTGATTGCACATGAAGATAAAGACGCCTATCAGATACTCTTTGAAAAGTATGCTCCCCGTATATATTCTTTTTCGCTAAATTATTTGAAAAACAAAAACGATGCAGAAGAATTGGTTCAAGATGTTTTTTTAAAAATATGGGAAAAGAGGAATGTTTTGGATTCTTCTCAAAATATTAAAGCATTCATTTTTAAGATTGCAGTAAATACCATTTACGATTTTGTTCGACGGAAAAATATAGAACATGCTTTCGAAGATTATGCCCGGTTAAATTATACGAAGGACAGCAATTATACATGGCACGAAGTAATTTTTGAAGAAATGCTCCAAAACCTGGATAATTTAGTTGCGAAATTACCTGAACAACAACAAAAGATTTTCAGGCTAAGCAAATTGGAAGGGTTTACAAATGATGAAATTGCAAAAAAGTTAGACCTATCGAAACGGACAGTTGAAAATCATTTATACCGTGCCATTTCATTTTTAAAAGAACACTACAAGGATCAATCAATCCTTACTTTACTCTTTTTCTATATTTTTTATGGATAG
- a CDS encoding RagB/SusD family nutrient uptake outer membrane protein, giving the protein MKTKMKYIIYIICFFWGVTACDDFLDHPLPGAVSDDNIGDIIAYNPDQIASFLGDAYRKYAAVYSREIHIALGSLSHELDLDYISTEARNEFSRNDVTSANKYLGVDYRPTYYKALSSVNLTLDLISNHIDSEELSESDMTKINNYKGEALFLRALVHFDLLRLFGENGPNFGGTYPNNKDAKGIVLANRLITADDPYSARSTVEECYNFIITDLKNAAELIGDNQIPANTIVRTPGSADDDYTLNTGWAQKPAVYALLGKVYLYMNNYSNAEKELAKVISDSRFALDRSVNFSDYIQHTDNNAESIFSLQYYDYDGPTDAYPPYHQINRMFSNVPGGWKNFFIDQRTAVRFGDDPRIYELSLYDYTWENWSTTISPPVWIQADTNASDFRYYPRKHIDFFDVSTPQYSTKNYCMLRLADIYLMYAEANFNLGNTGIATEYTNKVRRRAWDETDYNSPATKGEDLSTVDMQTIQEERYKELFFEGHRWFDICRWGIVEEELSKYPTTKAGVVHYDDHDYYMPAPESELKSNPLLEQSLGY; this is encoded by the coding sequence ATGAAAACGAAAATGAAATATATAATCTATATAATATGCTTTTTCTGGGGGGTAACAGCCTGTGATGATTTCCTTGATCATCCGCTTCCCGGAGCTGTTTCCGATGATAATATTGGGGATATCATAGCATACAATCCCGATCAAATTGCCTCTTTCCTTGGGGATGCGTATCGCAAATATGCTGCTGTATATTCAAGAGAAATACATATTGCATTAGGCTCTCTGTCTCATGAGCTTGATCTTGATTATATTAGTACAGAAGCAAGGAACGAGTTCTCCCGGAACGATGTTACTTCTGCAAACAAATATCTGGGTGTAGATTACCGTCCCACTTACTATAAAGCATTGTCATCAGTAAATCTAACTCTTGATTTAATCAGTAATCATATTGATTCTGAAGAGCTGTCAGAATCTGACATGACAAAAATTAATAATTATAAAGGAGAGGCTCTCTTTCTACGAGCACTGGTTCATTTTGATCTTCTTCGATTATTTGGTGAAAACGGGCCAAACTTTGGAGGAACTTATCCAAACAACAAAGATGCAAAAGGAATAGTATTGGCCAACAGACTGATAACTGCCGACGATCCATATTCTGCCCGGTCAACTGTCGAAGAATGCTATAATTTTATTATTACTGACTTGAAAAACGCTGCTGAATTGATTGGCGATAATCAGATACCTGCAAATACAATTGTACGTACACCCGGTTCTGCTGATGATGATTATACTCTAAATACAGGATGGGCACAAAAACCGGCAGTATATGCTTTACTTGGAAAAGTATATTTATACATGAATAACTACTCTAATGCTGAGAAAGAATTGGCAAAAGTGATCTCCGATTCACGCTTTGCTCTTGATCGTTCGGTAAATTTTTCCGACTATATTCAACATACCGATAACAACGCAGAAAGTATTTTTTCATTGCAATACTATGATTACGATGGCCCGACCGATGCCTATCCTCCATATCACCAGATAAACAGAATGTTTTCCAATGTCCCCGGAGGTTGGAAGAATTTCTTTATAGACCAACGAACCGCAGTTCGCTTTGGTGATGACCCACGTATTTATGAGCTGTCGTTATACGATTATACCTGGGAGAATTGGAGTACAACAATATCTCCTCCTGTTTGGATTCAGGCAGATACTAATGCGTCGGATTTTCGCTATTACCCGAGAAAGCACATTGATTTTTTCGATGTCTCCACGCCCCAGTATAGCACGAAAAATTATTGTATGCTCAGGCTTGCTGACATTTATTTGATGTATGCAGAAGCAAATTTTAACCTTGGAAATACTGGTATAGCAACAGAATATACAAATAAAGTTCGTCGTAGAGCCTGGGATGAAACTGATTACAATTCTCCTGCAACAAAAGGAGAAGATTTGTCGACGGTTGATATGCAAACAATACAGGAAGAACGTTATAAAGAATTGTTTTTTGAAGGACACAGATGGTTCGATATCTGCCGGTGGGGCATTGTTGAAGAAGAATTGTCGAAGTACCCAACTACCAAGGCTGGAGTTGTCCATTACGATGATCATGATTATTATATGCCTGCTCCGGAGAGTGAGCTAAAATCCAATCCTTTATTGGAACAAAGTTTAGGGTATTAG
- a CDS encoding SusC/RagA family TonB-linked outer membrane protein has translation MEKILTIHGLSPCVLKMLKVMKLTTLFLLTTFIGAFASESYSQTTKLTLKAEQISLEDFLVKIEEQSEFRFFYTGKIDVEKKVSGNFRNQKIMEILNKISEEAEIKYEVMGRQIILSPANSERVIKSIQNQKTVSGKVLDSSGAPLPGVTIALKGTTNGTISNVDGTFVLNNIPENATLVFSFVGMKTQEISVEGTAPLNIIMKEDFVGIEEVVAIGYGVQRKDNISGAINSLDFEDLHTMAGNDVAQALQGKAPVFAVKKSGKPGEETSLFLRGVGTMSDASPLWIVDGIQEAPLENFQDVESIQILKDAASAAIYGVQAANGVVLVTTRKARKDKIRVNYHGYTRINQALGLPDMLGTQEYIDLYKARWKSNNPTLTDDDMKSSIKSFYFLSEQEVSTLPNTDWVDAMFRTGTEQVHSLSVSGGKNNSTFYISALHESDEGTLVNTSFQKSSVRFQFEQQPASWLKLRETFHHMHSKDVPFYNDYRIWQGIFRGNPAMKVYDSTNPMGTGYGYFSDEFAQTIDWQGSNPMEDAMTKDFWEKTSQSWGNLQITLTPIKGLTWVTNVSGTSTNIWNSKFRYNCFGGVSINSTDYISKDNGTSKQFAYEQGLTRSYLLNSYASYTKKIKKSEFGIMVGTEVYEKDYVASSGNATYGIPSQDLRTNALTMYRDGTNSWDEGSRYSQFGRLSYSYDNKYLMTANFRNDATDKFAPGNRNAFFPSVSLGWNLANESFFSLEKINNLKLRMGVGELGNSNVPSNLWRQEYTQQTNGTWIAQKVVNENITWEKTFSVNAGIDLGLFSNALTATIDFYNKKTRDALLKMSLPSTTGFDYYYVNRGIIRNRGIEISLGYAHHLGDLKYALSGTMAYNKNKVLDVGNASYLDGGSHNRTYNNGPVSALFGYVADGLYQSSEEIESLNNVAIENGFSSYDGAVSPGDIKFKDINNDGTISSEDQTSIGNPWPKIIYGSNINLEYKGFELIMNWQGVYDIDVYNDTKQYMENMYGDYNSTSAVKNAWSSSNTSTSVPRLGNSAHNYNLSNSYMVEDASYLRLKNLQLGYDLAPKLRSVIKLEKLKIYTGVENALTFTKFKGFDPEFMSGEDNYTRGVYSVNQYPQFKSVVLGVQLVF, from the coding sequence ATGGAAAAAATTTTAACTATCCATGGATTAAGTCCGTGTGTGTTGAAAATGCTTAAAGTTATGAAGCTAACAACCTTATTCTTACTAACAACTTTTATAGGAGCTTTTGCTTCTGAGTCATATTCACAAACCACCAAATTAACATTAAAAGCCGAACAAATCTCGCTGGAAGATTTTCTGGTTAAAATTGAAGAACAAAGTGAATTTCGTTTTTTCTACACCGGAAAAATTGATGTAGAAAAAAAAGTATCCGGCAACTTCAGAAACCAGAAAATTATGGAAATTCTGAATAAAATATCTGAAGAGGCTGAAATCAAATACGAAGTAATGGGACGCCAGATTATACTTTCTCCTGCCAATTCTGAAAGAGTGATAAAAAGTATCCAGAATCAAAAAACAGTCTCCGGGAAAGTTCTCGATTCGAGTGGTGCTCCTTTACCTGGAGTAACTATTGCATTAAAAGGAACAACTAACGGGACGATCAGTAATGTTGATGGTACATTTGTTCTCAACAATATTCCGGAAAATGCAACACTTGTTTTTTCTTTTGTTGGAATGAAAACACAAGAGATTTCAGTAGAAGGCACGGCTCCATTAAACATTATTATGAAAGAAGATTTTGTTGGCATTGAAGAAGTGGTCGCTATTGGCTATGGTGTGCAAAGGAAAGATAATATTTCAGGCGCTATAAACTCTTTAGATTTTGAAGACTTGCATACAATGGCAGGTAATGATGTAGCCCAGGCACTGCAGGGAAAAGCTCCTGTATTCGCAGTAAAAAAAAGCGGGAAACCCGGAGAAGAGACAAGTCTTTTTTTACGGGGGGTTGGTACTATGAGTGATGCTTCTCCTCTCTGGATTGTTGACGGTATACAAGAAGCTCCACTTGAGAATTTTCAGGATGTTGAATCAATACAAATACTAAAAGATGCTGCTTCTGCTGCAATTTACGGAGTGCAGGCAGCCAACGGGGTAGTTCTGGTTACAACCCGGAAGGCCCGAAAAGATAAAATAAGGGTAAACTACCATGGCTATACAAGGATAAACCAAGCTCTTGGTCTTCCCGATATGTTGGGAACACAGGAATATATCGATTTATACAAAGCCCGTTGGAAATCTAATAACCCTACTCTTACGGATGACGATATGAAATCGAGTATTAAATCGTTCTATTTTTTAAGTGAACAGGAAGTTAGTACACTTCCCAATACCGATTGGGTAGATGCCATGTTCAGAACAGGAACAGAGCAGGTGCACAGCCTGTCGGTATCTGGAGGAAAAAACAATTCAACATTTTATATTTCTGCTTTACACGAAAGTGATGAAGGAACCTTGGTAAATACAAGTTTTCAGAAATCTTCTGTCAGGTTTCAATTCGAACAACAACCGGCTTCCTGGTTAAAACTTCGGGAAACATTCCATCATATGCATTCTAAAGATGTTCCTTTTTATAATGACTACAGAATTTGGCAAGGTATTTTTAGAGGAAATCCTGCCATGAAAGTATATGACAGTACTAATCCGATGGGTACTGGTTATGGCTATTTTAGTGATGAATTTGCACAAACCATCGACTGGCAGGGATCTAACCCAATGGAAGATGCTATGACCAAGGATTTTTGGGAAAAAACAAGTCAGTCGTGGGGAAACCTTCAGATTACCCTTACTCCGATTAAAGGATTAACCTGGGTTACCAATGTATCAGGAACCTCAACCAACATCTGGAACTCGAAATTCAGATATAATTGTTTTGGTGGAGTATCTATAAATTCAACAGACTATATTTCAAAGGATAACGGCACATCAAAACAATTTGCCTACGAACAGGGATTAACCCGTTCTTATTTATTGAATTCATATGCTTCTTATACAAAAAAAATAAAGAAGAGCGAATTCGGCATTATGGTGGGAACAGAGGTATATGAAAAAGACTATGTTGCTTCCAGTGGAAATGCGACTTATGGAATTCCCTCACAGGATTTGCGGACAAATGCTTTAACAATGTATCGGGATGGAACTAATAGCTGGGACGAAGGAAGCCGCTATTCCCAGTTTGGCCGTTTGAGCTATTCATACGATAATAAATATTTGATGACGGCCAATTTCAGGAACGACGCTACTGATAAATTTGCACCGGGCAATCGAAATGCTTTTTTTCCATCGGTATCGCTAGGATGGAACCTTGCCAACGAATCATTCTTCTCTTTGGAAAAGATAAATAACCTAAAACTCAGGATGGGGGTAGGAGAACTCGGAAATTCTAATGTTCCTTCTAATTTGTGGAGACAGGAATATACACAACAGACTAACGGAACATGGATTGCCCAGAAGGTGGTCAATGAAAATATTACCTGGGAAAAAACCTTTTCGGTAAATGCTGGTATTGACCTTGGACTCTTTTCAAATGCGTTAACCGCAACAATTGATTTTTATAATAAAAAAACAAGAGATGCTTTGCTGAAAATGTCTCTGCCATCAACAACCGGATTTGATTATTACTATGTAAACAGGGGAATTATTCGGAATAGGGGAATTGAAATTTCCTTAGGATATGCCCATCATTTAGGCGACTTGAAATATGCACTGAGCGGTACAATGGCTTATAACAAAAATAAAGTGCTGGACGTAGGAAATGCCTCCTACTTGGATGGAGGTAGCCATAACAGAACCTACAACAATGGACCTGTCTCTGCTCTTTTTGGATATGTTGCTGATGGATTATATCAAAGTTCCGAGGAAATTGAATCTTTGAATAATGTAGCAATTGAAAATGGATTTAGCTCTTATGATGGAGCAGTATCGCCTGGGGATATAAAATTTAAAGACATTAATAATGATGGAACAATTTCAAGTGAGGATCAGACTTCAATAGGCAATCCCTGGCCCAAAATTATCTACGGTTCTAATATTAACTTAGAATATAAAGGATTTGAACTGATTATGAATTGGCAGGGCGTGTATGATATCGATGTATACAATGATACAAAGCAATATATGGAAAATATGTATGGAGACTATAATTCAACCAGTGCTGTAAAAAATGCATGGTCATCATCAAATACATCAACATCGGTTCCCCGCCTGGGAAACTCTGCGCATAACTATAATTTATCTAATTCATATATGGTGGAAGATGCCTCTTACCTGCGGCTTAAAAATTTACAACTGGGCTACGACTTAGCGCCAAAACTACGTTCTGTTATCAAATTGGAAAAATTAAAGATTTACACAGGAGTTGAAAACGCCCTCACATTTACAAAGTTCAAGGGGTTTGATCCGGAGTTCATGTCTGGTGAAGATAATTATACCAGGGGTGTTTATAGTGTTAACCAGTATCCTCAGTTTAAGTCTGTTGTATTGGGAGTTCAGTTGGTATTTTAA